One window from the genome of Eucalyptus grandis isolate ANBG69807.140 chromosome 7, ASM1654582v1, whole genome shotgun sequence encodes:
- the LOC104454441 gene encoding uncharacterized protein LOC104454441, protein MEAEAKSDARRRRGRKPLSDLTNAAPPSGLEPPRKPAVSSASKRTAPNPSSSGAAPLPSTPPRPIASSSGRDASERSVFCTTYNRRKPADKGKRKEKGVAVSMTSSPARKIRNMRNKLNDKGGGAGSNSCSIPNKGKQQKPPSRKDVPDDSLQDYIRQQKSYFEEIDAFELPEEEVASVNDLD, encoded by the exons ATGGAAGCCGAGGCAAAGAGCGACGCACgaagaaggagggggaggaagCCCCTCTCGGACCTCACCAACGCCGCCCCTCCGTCCGGGCTCGAGCCCCCTCGCAAGCCCGCCGTTTCGTCCGCTTCCAAGAGGACCGCTCCGAACCCTAGCTCCTCCGGTGCCGCGCCCCTCCCTTCCACGCCTCCTCGCCCGATTGCATCTTCTTCCG GGCGTGATGCTTCCGAGAGGTCCGTGTTCTGTACAACTTATAACCGCAGGAAGCCTGCGGATAAAGGCAAGCGTAAAGAGAAGGGGGTTGCCGTCTCTATGACTAGCTCTCCTGCTAGGAAGATCAGAAATATGAG GAACAAGCTTAATGACAAAGGAGGTGGTGCTGGATCCAACTCATGCTCTATTCCAAATAAAGGG AAGCAGCAGAAGCCACCATCTAGGAAAGATGTACCTGATGATTCGTTGCAAGATTACATCAGGCAGCAGAAATCTTACTTTGAAGAGATTGATGCATTTGAATTGCCAGAGGAGGAGGTAGCCTCTGTTAATGATTTGGACTAA
- the LOC104454440 gene encoding peroxidase 4-like isoform X1, with product MATHDMVGFSVVVVLLATSVITTARCKLSPSHYQSTCPKALSIVRAGVAKAIKNETRTGASLLRLHFHDCFVNGCDASILLDDTPSFVGEKTAAPNNNSVRGFEVIDRIKASLEKECPGVVSCADIVALAARDSVVHLGGPSWTVSLGRKDSITASRSLANTSIPPPTSNLSALITSFAAQGLSVKNMVALSGSHTIGLARCTSFRGRIYNDSNIDTSFAHKLQKICPKIGNDSVLQRLDIQTPTFFDNLYYHNLLQKKGLLHSDQELFNGSSVDSLVKKYACDTGKFFRDFAKAMIKMSEIKPPKGSNGQIRKNCRKVN from the exons ATGGCTACACACGATATGGTCGGCTTTTCCGTCGTCGTTGTCCTCCTTGCCACTTCGGTTATCACCACTGCCCGTTGTAAGCTCTCACCGAGTCATTATCAATCAACATGTCCGAAAGCATTGTCGATTGTTCGAGCTGGAGTAGCAAAAGCAATCAAGAATGAGACCCGGACGGGCGCGTCCTTGCTTCGGCTGCACTTCCATGACTGCTTCGTCAAT GGGTGCGATGCGTCGATATTGTTGGATGACACGCCTAGCTTTGTGGGCGAGAAAACAGCAGCTCCGAACAACAATTCCGTGAGAGGGTTCGAAGTGATCGACCGCATCAAGGCTAGTCTGGAGAAGGAGTGCCCTGGAGTGGTTTCCTGTGCAGATATCGTTGCCCTGGCTGCTCGCGACTCAGTCGTTCAT TTGGGAGGTCCTTCATGGACCGTAAGCTTAGGGAGAAAGGATTCCATTACTGCTAGCAGGAGCCTTGCTAACACCTCCATACCTCCACCTACTTCTAATCTCAGTGCTCTCATAACCAGCTTCGCTGCTCAGGGTCTTTCAGTCAAGAACATGGTGGCTCTTTCTG GTTCACATACCATTGGCCTAGCGAGATGCACTTCCTTCCGAGGACGGATCTACAACGACTCGAACATAGATACATCCTTCGCCCATAAATTGCAGAAGATATGTCCCAAGATTGGAAATGATAGTGTCCTTCAAAGGCTAGACATCCAAACGCCGACCTTCTTTGACAACCTTTACTACCACAATTTACTGCAGAAGAAGGGCCTTCTTCACTCTGATCAAGAGCTCTTCAATGGCAGTTCTGTGGATTCACTGGTCAAGAAGTATGCATGCGACACAGGAAAATTTTTCCGAGATTTTGCCAAGGCAATGATCAAAATGAGCGAAATTAAGCCCCCCAAAGGAAGCAATGgtcaaataaggaaaaattgcaggaaagtGAACTAA